A portion of the Toxotes jaculatrix isolate fToxJac2 chromosome 16, fToxJac2.pri, whole genome shotgun sequence genome contains these proteins:
- the trim32 gene encoding E3 ubiquitin-protein ligase TRIM32, which produces MASASSQLDPDLMREVLECPICLETYNQEQMRPKLLQCGHTVCRQCLEKLLANTINGVRCPFCSKVSRMSSISQLADNLTVLKILDCTMSCSAAAAALMCKSCCNRLPRQYCHDCATVLCELCKGEGHLHQGHSVQPIRVAAEQRRKELGGKLAALRDAMGEIQKKKTAIENISKSLRLKYRAVQQDYTTAELRLQEELSRSRRTFTASMAEVEKLNGHVLEEQTYLLNIAEVKVVSRCDYLTMRVRQTDIALLKDDGGGSDDEELDLRSSLPTMFQLQEPELVRTEHSKPVEVGQLTTNTYTVNTDDEESGLEIALEGDVEGVAGAAAMGGAMGAPMDLYRDIDMVAAVEEAVCGSPSSFKSKSMDAGGGSPAGAGASAGPPVCQFVKKMGCKGTLPGMFNLPVSICVTPQGEVLVADRGNYRVQIFNRKGFQREIRRNASSIDNFVLSFLGADLPNLIPLSIAVTPQGLIGVTDNYDNSVKVYTMDGHCVACHKNQLIKPWGITAMPSGQFVVSDVEGGKLWCLAVDRNVGVVSYNRLCSAVRPKFVTCDAAGTVYFTQGLALNFEKRHNEPHLEGGFSIGSVGTDGQLGKQLSHFFSETEDFRCITGMCVDANGDLLVTDSGRKEILQFPKEGGFKILIQEGLTCPVGVATTQKGQLLVLDCWDHCIKVYSYIQRRHSSTS; this is translated from the coding sequence ATGGCGTCGGCATCTTCCCAGCTGGACCCAGATCTAATGAGGGAGGTTCTTGAATGCCCTATCTGCCTGGAGACCTACAACCAGGAACAAATGAGACCCAAACTCCTGCAGTGTGGTCACACAGTGTGCCGGCAGTGTCTAGAGAAGCTGTTGGCTAATACCATCAACGGTGTGCGCTGCCCCTTCTGTAGCAAGGTCTCCCGTATGAGCAGTATCTCCCAGCTGGCTGATAATCTCACTGTGCTCAAGATCCTAGATTGTACTATGTCCTGCagtgctgccgctgctgccCTCATGTGTAAGTCCTGCTGCAACCGTCTACCACGACAGTACTGCCATGACTGTGCCACAGTCCTCTGTGAGCTCTGTAAAGGGGAGGGCCACCTCCATCAAGGCCATTCAGTCCAGCCGATTAGGGTGGCTGCTGAACAGCGTCGTAAAGAACTGGGTGGTAAGCTGGCTGCTCTGCGTGATGCTATGGGTGAAattcagaagaaaaagacagcTATTGAAAACATTTCCAAGTCTTTGAGACTGAAGTACCGGGCAGTGCAGCAGGACTATACTACAGCAGAGCTACGGCTTCAAGAGGAACTCAGCAGGTCTCGAAGGACATTCACAGCTTCCATGGCAGAAGTGGAAAAGCTCAATGGGCACGTCCTGGAGGAGCAGACATATCTCCTTAACATTGCGGAGGTAAAAGTGGTGTCACGCTGTGATTATCTCACAATGCGGGTGAGGCAGACTGATATCGCCCTGCTAAAGGATGATGGTGGAGGCAGTGACGATGAAGAGCTGGATCTGAGGAGCAGCTTGCCCACCATGTTTCAGCTGCAAGAGCCAGAGCTAGTCCGAACAGAGCACTCTAAGCCTGTAGAAGTGGGCCAGTTGACCACAAACACTTACACTGTCAATACAGACGACGAGGAGAGTGGGTTGGAGATTGCACTTGAAGGTGATGTAGAGGGTgtagctggagcagcagctatGGGTGGTGCTATGGGTGCTCCAATGGATCTTTACCGAGATATTGACATGGTTGCAGCTGTAGAGGAGGCAGTATGTGGTTCACCAAGCAGCTTTAAGTCCAAGTCCATGGATGCAGGTGGGGGATCACCTGCAGGAGCCGGGGCAAGTGCAGGGCCCCCAGTCTGCCAGTTTGTGAAGAAGATGGGCTGTAAGGGAACTCTACCTGGGATGTTCAATTTGCCTGTCAGCATCTGTGTAACACCACAGGGTGAGGTGCTGGTGGCAGACCGTGGCAACTACCGTGTCCAGATATTTAATCGCAAAGGTTTCCAGCGTGAAATCCGCCGAAATGCCAGTAGCATTGACAACTTTGTTCTGAGCTTCCTTGGGGCTGACCTGCCTAATCTCATCCCCTTATCCATTGCTGTCACTCCTCAAGGTCTGATTGGGGTCACTGACAACTACGATAACTCAGTTAAAGTCTACACTATGGATGGACACTGTGTGGCTTGCCACAAGAACCAACTGATTAAACCCTGGGGTATAACTGCAATGCCATCAGGCCAGTTTGTGGTATCAGATGTGGAAGGCGGCAAGCTGTGGTGTCTAGCAGTGGACCGCAACGTGGGTGTGGTCAGCTACAACCGACTGTGCTCTGCTGTTCGGCCAAAGTTTGTGACATGTGATGCAGCTGGAACAGTCTATTTCACCCAGGGCCTGGCCCTGAACTTTGAGAAACGCCACAATGAGCCCCACCTGGAGGGTGGCTTCTCCATTGGTTCAGTGGGCACTGATGGCCAGCTGGGCAAGCAGCTCAGCCATTTCttctcagagacagaggacttcCGCTGTATCACTGGCATGTGTGTGGATGCCAATGGGGATTTGCTGGTAACAGACAGTGGTAGGAAAGAAATCCTCCAGTTTCCCAAAGAGGGTGGATTCAAAATTCTCATCCAGGAAGGGCTGACCTGCCCTGTGGGAGTGGCCACCACCCAGAAAGGACAGCTGCTAGTGCTGGATTGTTGGGACCACTGTATCAAAGTCTACTCATACATTCAGAGGAGGCATTCCTCTACTTCTTAG